The genomic stretch AGGTATGCAGGAAAAACCCGCCCACCGCACCGTGGCCATGGTGCTGTTCAACGATGTGCTACTGCTGGATGTCACCGGCCCCATGGATGCATTCGCCATCGCCAACCGATTCTTGCCAGCAGAACGGCAATATCGGCTGCTGACCTTGGCCGAGGGACAAGCGGTGGTACGCGGCTCATGCGGCCTTAAGGTAGTGGCAGACCGGCGCCTGGAAGACTTGCCGGAAGCCGTCGACCTGTTGCTGGTGCCCGGCGGCCCAGGAGCCTATGCCGTCGCATTGCCAGGGATCGAGCGCTGGCTACCCAAGGCCGTGCGCCAGGCCAAACGCTTCGGTGCCATCTGCACCGGAGTGTTCCTGCTGGGGCGGGCCGGGTTACTCAATGGCTATCGCTGCACCACCCACTGGAATTACGTGGAGCGCCTGGCACAAGCGTTTCCCGAGGCCAAGGTGGAGACCGAGCAGATTTATGTGATGGACCGCTGCCTGATCACCTCGGGCGGTATCACTGCAGGGATCGACCTGGCACTGGCGGTGGTTGCCGAGGACCATGGCAAGGCGCTGGCCCTGGAAGTGGCCAAGGTGCTGCTGGTTGCCCGTCATCGTCAGGGCGGGCAGACACCTTACGGGCCGTTGCTGGCTGCGGTACCACGCGACGACTCGCCGATTGCCCGGGTGCAGGCCTATATAGTCGACCACATCGAGCAGGCGTTCACCGTGCAGAAAATGGCCGAACTGGTGGCCATGAGCGGGCGTAACTTTGCCCGGACGTTTCTGCGGGAGGTGGGAATGACGCCGCTGCAGTACCTGCAGAATGCGCGCATCGACCGCGCGCGCAAGCTGCTCGAAGGCAGCGACCTGCCGTTAAAGGTTGTGGCGGCGCAGTGCGGGTTTGGCAGCGACCGGCATTTGCGCAAGGTGTTCTGTGAGCGGATAGGCATGACGCCGGCGCAGTATCGCACGCAGTTTGGTGGGGGTTGAGCGCGGGCCACTCACACAACTGACCACAGCCACCGTCTCTTTTTTCAGGACAATGTTTCTTCCCGACATCAGATTGTCTAATGCCACCCCAGCCTCCAGAATCGTCGGCCAACCTGTAATAACGCTGCCCCGGCAGCTCATGGAGTACGAGCCAATGCCACACGAAGGCAGCCTTCTGCAAACTGCGGTGATCTTCCTGCTTGCCGCCGTCCTCGCCGTCCCCCTGGCCAAGCGCTTGCAACTGGGTGCCATGCTCGGCTACCTGCTCGCCGGTGTGGTCATCGGCCCGCAAGCACTTGGCCTGGTCCACGACACAGAAAGGGTGGCGCACATTTCCGAACTGGGCGTGGTCTTGCTGCTGTTCATCATCGGCCTGGAGCTGTCGCCCAAACGCTTGTGGCTGATGCGCAAGTCGGTGTTTGGTGTCGGCACTGCCCAAGTGTTGCTGACCGGCGCGGTTATCGGCGCCATCGCCCTGTTCGGCTTCAGCCAGACGCTGCCCGCGGCCATCGTGCTCGGTCTGGGCCTGGCGCTTTCGTCCACCGCCCTTGGCCTGCAGAGCCTGGCCGAGAACAAACAACTCAATGCCCCGCACGGCCGTCTGGCGTTCGCCATCCTGTTGTTCCAGGACATCGCCGCGATCCCGCTGATCGCCTTGGTACCACTGCTGGCCGCCACTGGCCCGGACACCAGCAGTGGCGACAGCCTGGAGAATGGCCTGAAGGTATTCGCCAGCATCGCCGTGGTCATCATCGGCGGCCGCTACCTGTTGCGCCCGGTGTTCCGCACCGTGGCTCGCACCGGCCTGCCGGAAGTGTCCACTGCCACTGCCCTGCTGGTGGTGATCGGCACCGCCTGGCTGATGGAACAAGCCGGTATTTCCATGGCCCTGGGCGCCTTCCTCGCCGGCCTGCTGCTGGCAGACTCGGAATACCGCCACGAGCTGGAATCACAGATCGAACCCTTCAAGGGCCTGCTGCTGGGGCTGTTCTTCATCAGCGTCGGGATGGGTGCAAACCTGCACCTGCTGCTGGAGATGCCGCTGGTGGTGCTGGGCCTGACCCTGTTGCTGGTGGCCGTGAAGCTCGTGCTGCTGGTCGGCACCGGTCGCCTGGCCGGCGGCCTGAGCGGCGCCAGCGCGCTGCAACTGGGCATGGTGCTGGCCGCTGGCGGCGAGTTTGCCTTTGTGGTGTTCAAGCTGGGCAAGGACCAGGGCCTGTTCGATACCCAGACCTACGACCTGCTGCTGATGACCATTACCCTGTCGATGGCCATCACCCCACTGCTCATGATTGGCTGCGCCCGTGCCCTCAAACGCGCGCAGCCAGTGCGTGAAGTGCCCGACCATTACAAGGCCATCGACGCCGGCACGCCGCGGGTGGTAATCGCCGGCATGGGCCGCATGGGCCAGATCGTCGCGCGTATCCTGCGGGCACAGAAGATCCCGTTCGTTGCTCTGGAAACCTCGGTGGATGCCATCGAGATGACCCGTATGTTCGAACAGGTGCCGGTGTTCTACGGTAACCCGCTGCGCCCCGAAGTACTGCATGCGGCCAAGGTGGGTGAGGCGGAGTACTTCATCATCACCATCGATGACCCGGAGGCCGCCATTCGTAGCGCTGAACGGGTGAAACGCCTGTACCCGCACCTGAAAGTGCTGGCCCGCGCGCGTAACCGCCAGCACGTGCACAAACTGGCGGATGTGGGCGCCGAGCCGATTCGCGAGACATACCACTCCAGCCTGGAAATGGCCCGCCGGGCACTGGTGGGGTTGGGCCTGAGCGATGAACAGGCGGCGGACCGCATTGCACGGTTTACCCAGCATGACGAAGAGGTGCTGGAGGCCCAGGGGCAGGTACGTGATGACCGGGCCAAGGTGATGCAGACGGGCAAGGAGGCGCGGGTGGAGCTGGAACGGTTGTTTGAATCGGATGCGGGTTGAGGCCTTTTGGCGCATGCCTTGAGGGTTGTAGTGCCTGTGAGATCGAGCGCCGCCCGCGCGGCGCATCGCGAGCAAGCTCGCTCCTACATCTGTTTCGGGCCAGTATCGCCTGTGCCTGCGCGCGCGACCGCCCTGTTTGTCCCCCACGATATCGAGGTGAGCGCCAAGGGGACGTGCGCGTCTGCCCCAGGAATAATTGGCCCGAAACAAATGTAGGGGCGAGCATGCCTTGAGGGTTGTAGTGCCTGTGAGATCGAGGTGAGCGCCAAGGGGACGTGCGCGTCTGCCCCAGGAATAATTGGCCCGAAACAAATGTAGGGGCGAGCATGCCTTGAGGGTTGTAGTGCCTGTGAGATCGAGCGCCGCCCGCGCGGCGCATCGCGAGCAAGCTCGCTCCTACATCTGTTTCGGGCCAGTATCGCCTGTGCCTGCGCGCGCGACCGCCCTGTTTGTCCCCCACGATATCGAGGTGAGCGCCAAGGGGACGTGCGCGTCTGCCCCAGGAATAATTGGCCCGAAACAAATGTAGGAGCGAGCATGCCTTGAGGGTTGTAGTGCCTGTGAGATCGAGCGCCGCCCGCGCGGCGCATCGCGAGCAAGCTCGCTCCTACATCTGTTTCGGGCCAGTATCGCCTGTGCCTGCGCGCGCGACCGCCCTGTTTGTCCCCCACGATATCGAGGTGAGCGCCAAGGGGACGCGCGCGTCTGCCCCAGGAATAATTGGCCCGAAACAAATGTAGGAGCGAGCTTGCCTTGAGGGTTGTAGTGCCTGTGAGATCGAGCGCCGCCCGCGCGGCGCATCGCGAGCAAGCTCGCTCCTACATCTGTTTCGGGCCAGTATCGCCTGTGCCTGCGCGCGCGACCGCCCTGTTTGTCCCCCACGATATCGAGGTGAGCGCCAAGGGGACGCGCGCGTCTGCCCCAGGAATAATTGGCCCGAAACAAATGTAGGAGCGAGCTTGCTCGCGATGCGCCGCGCGGGCGGCGCTCGATCTCATGGGCGCCAAAAAACTATCGCCAGGCACCTGGAAGCCATCCTGCAATTTCCTGACGATCACCTCGCCGCCATGACGCGAACTCACAAAAACCATCACAAATCGCCTAATTATCAGCTGGGTCCTACTTCCCCGCGAACCATTTCCTACGTTCACGCCAATCCCAAGGAATTATCCTACACACCGTGTCGACGCCCGTCTGATTGTCCAGGGAAGGCCTGCTCTCTAGGCTAACCGGGTCGCTGTCGGTTCAGCGATCGGGTGTGGAAACCCGGATGTGATGAAGGGCTGCCGTTATGGCAGTTGTGCGCGTGAGGCCGTTTGGCCTACCGGCTTGCCTTCTCCCCGGTTTTCCACCCCGCGCACAACTGCCGCCTTCTGCGTGGAAACGGGTGGTTGCAGTTCAATCCTGGAGAAGGAATTGCCATGAAAAGAATCGTCCCCGATCCACCCCTCCCCAACACCACACAACGCTCTTTCAGCCGCTGCGATGCCGGCCATCTCCCATTGTTCACCGTAAACCCAGGCGTTTCCGCCCACGATGCCCTGGTGCATGTCGCCCAATACCTGCGCGGCGCCTACGACTGTGGCTACAAAGCCTTGGAACATCTGGATGACACAGGCAAGAGCCTGTTCTGGAGCAACCTGAACGCACTCGAAATGGCAGAAGGTTTGGTTGAGGCGTTGCTGGATGGGATTGAGTCACAGCCCATGAATTGAGTCGCCTGTACCGGCCCTTTCGCGGGCATGCCCGCTCCCACAGGTACTGCACTGGCGTTGAATCTTGCGCGATCCCTGTGGGAGCGGGCTTGCCCGCGAAAAGGCCGGTACAGCAAACAAAAAAGGCCGGCTCCCTATAGAGAGAGCCGGCCTTTGTGCGCGTTGCTGATGGTTGATTACTTACCCGCAGTCAGCGCGTTATAGCTGGTCATCAGGTTGCGATAATCCGGAATGTGGTTGGAGCATAGTGCAGCCAGCCCTTCGACATCGTTGCGCCAGTCGCGGTGCAGCTCGCAGGCCACGCCGAACCAGGTCATCAGTTGGGCACCCGCCTGGCTCATGCGGTCATGCGCGGCATCACGGGTCATTTCATTGAAGGTGCCGGAAGCATCGGTCACCACGAACACGTCAAAGTCTTCCTCCAAGGCCGACAGCGCCGGGAACGCCACGCAAACCTCGGTCACAACACCTGCAATGATCAGCTGCTTCTTGCCGGTCGCCTTCACCGCCTTGACGAAATCCTCGTTGTCCCAGGCGTTGATCTGGCCAGGGCGGGCAATGTACGGCGCATCCGGGAACAGGGCTTTCAGTTCCGGCACCAATGGGCCGTTGGGGCCTTGCTCGAAGCTGGTGGTGAGGATGGTCGGCAGGTTGAAGAACTTGGCCAGGTCAGCCAGCGCCAGCACGTTGTTCTTGAACTTGTCCGGCTCGATATCGCGCACCAGGGACAGCAGGCCAGCCTGGTGGTCGACCAGCAGTACGGCAGCGTCGTCTTTGTTCAGGCGGTTGTAGGTGAATTTGCTCATGGTCTGTGCTCCTAAGGGTTATGAATTTTTCAGCAATCCGGGGTGTTTCGCGTTGATGGGCACAGATTAAAATCATCACCTTTGCGGCGGTAGTTAGCAGAATCTGGCTTTAGCGTTCTGATTTAGGAACGATGGATTTGTAAGGGCTGTGCTGGCCTCGGGCCTGTGGTGTCCTGTAGGAGCGGCTTTAGCCGCGAAGAGGCCGGCAAAGGCAACCAAATACCCGGAGACCGATCATTGGAAGACCTCAACTCCCTCTACTACTTCACCCAGGTCGTCGAACATGGCGGCTTCGCCCCGGCCGGGCGGGCGCTGGACATGCCCAAGTCAAAGCTCAGCCGGCGAATCGCCGACCTTGAAGACCGTCTGGGCGTGCGGCTGCTGAACCGCACCAGCCGGCACTGCTCGCTGACCGAGATCGGCCAGGCCTACTACAACCGTTGCCTGGCCATGCGCGTGGAGGCCGAGGGCGCGGCGGAAATCATCGAGCGCAACCGCAGCGAACCGCGCGGCCTGGTGCGCATCAGCTGCCCGACCACCCTGCTCAACTCCTGGGTCGGGCCGATGCTGACCCGCTACATGCTCAAGTACCCGCAGGTGGAGCTGTTCATCGAAAGTACCAACCGCCGTGTCGACCTGCTGCATGAGGGCTTCGACATCGCCCTGCGGGTGCGCTTTCCGCCGCTGGAGAACACTGACATGGTGATGAAGGTGCTGAGTAACAGCACCCAGTGCCTGGTTGGCCAACCTCAATATCTGGCACAACTGCCCAACGGGTTTGACCCGCAGCTGCTGGGCACACTACCCAGCGTGCATTGGGGCAGTGCCCAACGCGAGTACCAGTGGGAACTGTTCCAGGGTGAGGACAACAGCCGCAGCATCGTCATCCCGCATACACCACGCATGGTGACTGACGACCTGTTTGCCCTGCGCCATTTCGTGGTGGCCGGAGTGGGGATCGCCCACTTGCCGCGGGTGGCGGTGCGTGAGGATCTGGCGGCGGGACGTCTGGTTGAGCTGATTCCGGACTGGCACCCGCGTTGCGGTATCGTGCATGCGATCTTCCCATCGCGACGTGGGTTGCTGCCTTCGGTGCGAGCGCTGATCGATCATCTGGCTGAGGAGTTCGCCATCAGCGACATGGCTTGAGTGCCTGACTGGCTGAGCCGGCCTCTTCGCGGGCATGCCCGCTCCCACAGGTATTGCACAAGGCTCGGGGCCGGTGGTGGCCCTGTAGGAGCGGCTTTAGCCGCGAAAGGGCCGGTACAGGCAATGCAAATCCCCACCCAGCACACCCTTACAAGACCTTGGGTCTACTCTTCTTCCACACTCCCGGATCATCCCCCGGAGCCCCTCATGATCCGCGCCACCCACGGACCAGGCCGCGCCCTGCTCGCCACCCTCGCCCTCTGGCCGGCGCTGAGCCACGCCGAAGCGCCCGGCTGGTCGCTGCTCAGCCGCAACTATTTCCTGCACAGTGACTTCCGCTCGCCCTCCGGCAGCGGCCAGAACTACCGCCAGGAATGGGCCCAAGGCTTCATCGGCGAGGTCCGTTCCGGCTTCACCGAGGGCACTGTCGGCGTCGGCATCGATGCCCATGGCTTTCTTGGTTTCAAGCTCGACGGCGGCCGCGGCCATAGCGGCACCGGCCTGCTGCCACGCGACAGCGATGGCCGCGCCGCGTCCGAGTACTCCAGCGCCGGTGCCGCGCTCAAACTGCACCTGGGCAACACCCGGCTGCGCTATGGCGAGATGATGGTGGAAACCCCGGTGTTCGACACCGGTGACAAACGCCTGCACCCGGAATACGCCACCGGCTGGCTGGTGGAAAACACCGACCTGCCCGACTGGCGCCTGCAGGCCGGGCGTTTCACTGCCTTCAACAACCAGGACAACAGTTCCACCCACGACGACTTCAGCGGCTACGGCGCCAGCACCCACAACCGGGCCATCAGCCTGGCCGGTGCCACCTTCGCACCCAACGGGCCGTTCGGCGCCGCACTGTATGCCGGGCAGCTGGAAAACACCTGGCGCCAGGCCTACCTCAACCTGAACCTGGCCGAGGGCAACTGGCGCCTGGACGGCAACCTGTACAAAACCCGCGACACCGGTAACGCCAGCGCAGGGGCGATCGACACCCTCGCCTACAGCCTGCTGGCCAGGTACAGCTTCGGCGCCCAGGCGCTGAGCCTGGCCTACCAGAAGGTCGAGGGCGACACCCCGTTCGACTTCGTCGGCGGCGACTCCATCTACCTGGCCAACGCGATCAAGTACGCCGACTTCAACGGCCCGGGCGAGCACTCGTGGCAACTGCGCTACGACCTGGACTTCGCCACCCTTGGCGTACCTGGCCTGAGCCTGATGGGCCGCTATGTCAGCGGCCGCGGCATCGACGGCAGCCATGCGCCTGCGGGCGGCGCCTATGTGAACCAGTACGGTGACGGCGGCAAGCACTGGGAGCGCGACATCGACCTGAAATACGTGGTGCAGTCGGGGGCTGCCAAGGACCTGAGCCTGTCGTTCTCCCACGTCAGCCACCGCGCCAACCAGGCCCAGGCGGGCGGTGATATCGACCGCATCTACCTGATTATCGAATACCCACTCAAAGGCAGCTTCTGACATGAGTACATCCCCTTCAGGTGCCTGGAGCCCGTTGCGTAACACCACCTTCCGCATGCTGTGGATCGCCACCATCGCCTCCAACATCGGCACCTGGATGCACGAGGTGGGCGCCGGCTGGCTGATGACCACGCTGTCGGCCAGCCCGCTGCACGTGGCGTTGATCCAGGTAGCCGGCTCGTTGCCGATGTTCTTCCTGGCCCTGCCGGCGGGCGCAGCGGCGGACATCGTCGACAAACGCCGCTACCTGTTGCTGGTGCAACTGTGGATGTCTTGTGTAGCGGTTGTGCTGGCGGCCCTGACGTTGCTCGGGATGATGAACGTCACCTTGCTGCTGGTACTGACCCTGGCACTGGGCATTGGTACAGCGCTGATGATGCCAGCGTGGAGCGCACTGACACCAGAACTGGTGGGCAAGGAGGACCTGGCCAACGCGGTGGCGCTTTCCAGTGTTGGCATCAACGTGTCACGGGCCATCGGCCCGGCACTGGCGGGGGTGGTGGTGAGCATGGTCGGCCCGTGGCTGACCTTCGCCCTGAATGCCATCTCGTTCGCGGGGGTGATCCTGGTGCTGTTCCTGTGGAAGCGCGAGGTGAAGGAACCACTGCTGCCGGCCGAACGCTTCGTTGGCGCCATGCGCACCGGGTTGCGCTTTGCCCGCAGCGCCAAGCCTTTGCAGGCCGTGATGCTACGCGCGTTGGCGTTCTTTTTCTGCGCCAGCGCCGGCACTTCGCTGCTGCCGCTGATCGTGCGTGGCGAGATGCGCGGCACTGCAGCGGACTTCGGCCTGCTGCTGGCGGCCATCGGTATTGGCGCAGTGGCGGGTGCCACCTTGCTGCCGCGCCTGCGTGAACGCATCAGCCGTGACCGCCTGGTGTTTCTGGCCAGCCTGCTGTATGCCCTGTTCCTGCTGGCCCTGGCGCTGGTGCGCAACTTCTATGTGCTGCTGCCAGCGATGCTGCTCAGCGGCGCGGCGTGGATCGCGGTGCTGTCCAACCTGCAGGTGGCTGCACAGACTTCGGTGCCCGCCTGGGTACGGGCGCGGGCTT from Pseudomonas putida encodes the following:
- a CDS encoding helix-turn-helix domain-containing protein, with protein sequence MQEKPAHRTVAMVLFNDVLLLDVTGPMDAFAIANRFLPAERQYRLLTLAEGQAVVRGSCGLKVVADRRLEDLPEAVDLLLVPGGPGAYAVALPGIERWLPKAVRQAKRFGAICTGVFLLGRAGLLNGYRCTTHWNYVERLAQAFPEAKVETEQIYVMDRCLITSGGITAGIDLALAVVAEDHGKALALEVAKVLLVARHRQGGQTPYGPLLAAVPRDDSPIARVQAYIVDHIEQAFTVQKMAELVAMSGRNFARTFLREVGMTPLQYLQNARIDRARKLLEGSDLPLKVVAAQCGFGSDRHLRKVFCERIGMTPAQYRTQFGGG
- a CDS encoding glutathione-regulated potassium-efflux system protein KefB (involved in potassium efflux), which translates into the protein MPHEGSLLQTAVIFLLAAVLAVPLAKRLQLGAMLGYLLAGVVIGPQALGLVHDTERVAHISELGVVLLLFIIGLELSPKRLWLMRKSVFGVGTAQVLLTGAVIGAIALFGFSQTLPAAIVLGLGLALSSTALGLQSLAENKQLNAPHGRLAFAILLFQDIAAIPLIALVPLLAATGPDTSSGDSLENGLKVFASIAVVIIGGRYLLRPVFRTVARTGLPEVSTATALLVVIGTAWLMEQAGISMALGAFLAGLLLADSEYRHELESQIEPFKGLLLGLFFISVGMGANLHLLLEMPLVVLGLTLLLVAVKLVLLVGTGRLAGGLSGASALQLGMVLAAGGEFAFVVFKLGKDQGLFDTQTYDLLLMTITLSMAITPLLMIGCARALKRAQPVREVPDHYKAIDAGTPRVVIAGMGRMGQIVARILRAQKIPFVALETSVDAIEMTRMFEQVPVFYGNPLRPEVLHAAKVGEAEYFIITIDDPEAAIRSAERVKRLYPHLKVLARARNRQHVHKLADVGAEPIRETYHSSLEMARRALVGLGLSDEQAADRIARFTQHDEEVLEAQGQVRDDRAKVMQTGKEARVELERLFESDAG
- a CDS encoding isochorismatase family protein translates to MSKFTYNRLNKDDAAVLLVDHQAGLLSLVRDIEPDKFKNNVLALADLAKFFNLPTILTTSFEQGPNGPLVPELKALFPDAPYIARPGQINAWDNEDFVKAVKATGKKQLIIAGVVTEVCVAFPALSALEEDFDVFVVTDASGTFNEMTRDAAHDRMSQAGAQLMTWFGVACELHRDWRNDVEGLAALCSNHIPDYRNLMTSYNALTAGK
- a CDS encoding LysR family transcriptional regulator, with the translated sequence MEDLNSLYYFTQVVEHGGFAPAGRALDMPKSKLSRRIADLEDRLGVRLLNRTSRHCSLTEIGQAYYNRCLAMRVEAEGAAEIIERNRSEPRGLVRISCPTTLLNSWVGPMLTRYMLKYPQVELFIESTNRRVDLLHEGFDIALRVRFPPLENTDMVMKVLSNSTQCLVGQPQYLAQLPNGFDPQLLGTLPSVHWGSAQREYQWELFQGEDNSRSIVIPHTPRMVTDDLFALRHFVVAGVGIAHLPRVAVREDLAAGRLVELIPDWHPRCGIVHAIFPSRRGLLPSVRALIDHLAEEFAISDMA
- a CDS encoding outer membrane porin, OprD family, which translates into the protein MIRATHGPGRALLATLALWPALSHAEAPGWSLLSRNYFLHSDFRSPSGSGQNYRQEWAQGFIGEVRSGFTEGTVGVGIDAHGFLGFKLDGGRGHSGTGLLPRDSDGRAASEYSSAGAALKLHLGNTRLRYGEMMVETPVFDTGDKRLHPEYATGWLVENTDLPDWRLQAGRFTAFNNQDNSSTHDDFSGYGASTHNRAISLAGATFAPNGPFGAALYAGQLENTWRQAYLNLNLAEGNWRLDGNLYKTRDTGNASAGAIDTLAYSLLARYSFGAQALSLAYQKVEGDTPFDFVGGDSIYLANAIKYADFNGPGEHSWQLRYDLDFATLGVPGLSLMGRYVSGRGIDGSHAPAGGAYVNQYGDGGKHWERDIDLKYVVQSGAAKDLSLSFSHVSHRANQAQAGGDIDRIYLIIEYPLKGSF
- a CDS encoding MFS transporter, coding for MSTSPSGAWSPLRNTTFRMLWIATIASNIGTWMHEVGAGWLMTTLSASPLHVALIQVAGSLPMFFLALPAGAAADIVDKRRYLLLVQLWMSCVAVVLAALTLLGMMNVTLLLVLTLALGIGTALMMPAWSALTPELVGKEDLANAVALSSVGINVSRAIGPALAGVVVSMVGPWLTFALNAISFAGVILVLFLWKREVKEPLLPAERFVGAMRTGLRFARSAKPLQAVMLRALAFFFCASAGTSLLPLIVRGEMRGTAADFGLLLAAIGIGAVAGATLLPRLRERISRDRLVFLASLLYALFLLALALVRNFYVLLPAMLLSGAAWIAVLSNLQVAAQTSVPAWVRARALSVYILIFFGAMACGGLLWGTLASHATITFSLLLAAGGLALGTLLTCKVALPETEAEELTPSLHWPVPVLSDDMDKEVGPVMVTVEYHIAPTKAEAFQQAARELEAMRKRNGALSWGLMRDSADPALWLEFFFEESWLEHLRHHHRVTRGELKIEARVRMLQTDGIEVRIRHLLAGGEHKAHH